The Ruania halotolerans genome contains the following window.
TGGCCCAGGTGGCCGCACTCCCGGAGAGGAACCGTCAGGCATGACGCAGCCGTTCTACGTCTCACCCGAGCAATTGATGAAGGATCGGGCGGACTTCGCGCGCAAGGGGATCGCCCGCGGTCGTTCGGTGATCGTCCTCGGATATGAGGACGGCATTGCCTTCGTCACCGAGAACCCCTCGCGAGCCCTGCACAAGATCAGTGAGATCTATGACCGGATCGGCTTCGCAGCCGTTGGTAAGTACAACGAGTTCGAGAACCTCCGGGTGGCCGGAGTGCGTTATGCGGACCTGCGCGGCTACTCCTACGACCGGGTGGACGTGAGCGCACGTGGGCTCGCGAACGCCTACGCGCAGACCCTCGGTGCGGTGTTCACCACCGAGTCCAAGCCGCTCGAGGTGGAGATCGCCGTGGCCGAGGTGGGCCTGACCCAGGCCGACGATCAGATCTACCGACTCGGCTATGACGGATCGGTCGCCGACGAACCGGGTCACGTCGTCATGGGCGGGGCAGCTGACCGACTCGGCGCGCACGTCGGCGACCACTGGCGACCCGGCCTCAGCCTTGCCCAGGGACTGGCGCTCGCCGTCGGCACCCTCGGCACGGACGAGTCCGGCACCCGCAGGCGGATCCCGGCGGAGCATCTCGAGGCTGCCGTGCTCGACCGCACCCGCACCCGCCGGACCTTCCGGCGCCTTGACCCGACGTGGCTGGCCGCACTACTGGACGAGGGAGCACGAGCGGGTACCGACCCGGCGGTCTCGACGGATGCACCGGGACCGGACGACGAATGATCCGGCGCATCTTCGGGTTGGAGACCGAGTTCGGCATCACCTGCGCGGCACCGGAAGGCCGGGGGCTCTCCGCCGAGGAGGTGGCACGCTACCTGTTCCGCAAAGTGGTCGCCTGGGGCAGGTCCTCGAACGTCTTCCTCGGCAACGGGGCCCGCCTGTACCTTGACGTCGGCTCCCACCCCGAGTACGCGACCGCCGAGTGCGACGATCTCGCCCAACTGGTCGCTCACGACAAGGCGGGAGAGCGCATCCTGGAAGGTCTGGTCGCTGACGCCCAGGAACGTCTGGATGCCGACGGGGTGCCGGGACGGGTCCACCTGTTCAAGAACAATCTGGACTCGGCCGGGAACTCCTACGGCTGCCACGAGAACTACCTGATCCGCCGTCGCGGCGATTTCGCGCGCCTCGCAGAGGTACTCGTTCCGTTCTTGATCACCCGTCAGGTGCTCACCGGCGCCGGGCACGTTCAGGTCACCTCCCGCGGGCCGATGTATTGCTTCTCCCAGCGCGCCGATCACCTCTGGGAGGCCACCAGTTCGGCGACCACCCGATCCCGCCCGATCATCAACACCCGCGACGAGCCTCATGCAGATGCCGAACTCTACCGGCGCCTGCACGTGATTTCCGGGGACTCCTCGATGTCGGAGACCACCACCTTGCTCAAGGTGGGGATGACGGACCTGCTGCTGCGGATGCTTGAGGCGGGGCATCAGTTCCCCGATCTGAGCCTGGAGAATCCGGTACGGGCGCTGCGGGAGATCTCGCACGACATCACCGCCACTGCACCGGTGACCTTGTCCACCGGTGCCCGGTACACGGCCGTGGACGTGCAGCAGGTCTACCTCGATCGAGCGCGAGAGTTCGTCTCATCCGCGGACGAGAAGGGACCGTACGATGAGCAGGTCCTTGAGCTCTGGGGCCGCGGGCTGAAGGCGTTGCGCAGCGGTGAGACCGCCCTCGTGGACCGTGACCTCGACTGGGCGATCAAGAAGCGACTCCTGGACCGCTACACCGAATCCCATGGCGTGACGCTCTCCGATCCGCGCGTCCTGCGCCTCGATCTTGCGTATCACGACATCTCTGCCCGGGATGGGCTCTTTGCCAAGCTCACCGCACGCGACATGGTCAGCCGGGTGGTGACCGATACGCAGATCGGCGAGGCGGCGGCGAACCCGCCGGCAACGACCCGCGCCAGGCTACGGGGGGCATTCGTCCAGGCGGCCACCTCGCGGCGGCGCGATTACACCGTGGACTGGGTGCACCTGAAGCTGAACGACAGCGCTGGGCATACGGTGCTGTGCAAGGACCCGTTCCGCGCCGAGGACGAGCGGGTGGACCGGTTGATTGCCTCGATGGAGAGTCCTGCGGGCGGGGTCACCGGGCTCGGAGCGTAGGATCGGCAGCCGTGTCTGCCACTTCGCCTCCCGCTGCCCCGACCTGCGTGCGTTCGGTGCGCCACGACGGACGCCACCCGTTCGGGTCGCTGGCCGGCCGTCTGCTCGGCGTGCTGACGGTCCTGCTGGTGGTGGCCGGCTGTACCGAACCGGATCCCGAACCTCCGCCGGCGGCTATCGACCACATCCAGGTGGTCGGGGAGTTCGGTGCGCGCCCCCAGGTGATCTTCGAGACACCGCTGGAGATCGCCGAGACCGACACCACGACGGTCATCGAAGGAACCGGGCCCACACTCGCTGATGGCGATCTGGCCCTGGTGTCCTATCTCGCAGTGGACGCGACCACCGGGGAGGTGGTGGGCGATATCTACGGATCGCAGCCCCAGACCATGCAAGTGAACGAGGCGTCTGCCGGGCCGCTGTATGAGGAGTTGGCGGGGGCAGCCGAGGGCAGTCGCCTCCTGCGCGTGGAACTGGGCACTGCCGCCGATCCCGATCCCGTGGTGATCGTCTACGACGTGCTGCACACACGGGCCTGGGGTGAACCGGTGGACCCACCCGAGGACGCACCGTCGGTGAGCCTGGACGAGGACGGTGCGCCGAGCGTCGAAATCCCCGACGGCGACGCCCCCACCGAGCTGCGCATCGTCACCCTGAAGCGGGGCGAGGGCGCGCAGGTCCAGGCCGAGTACGCCGTCACCGTGCGGTACACGGCCGTCTCGTGGGACACCGGAGAGGTCGTGGACGGCACCTGGTCGGAGGGCCAAGGGCCCACGACGATCGCCTTCACCGGCCTGATCGAGGGGTGGCAGGACGGTTTGGTGGACGCGACCGTGGGCTCGCAGGTGATGTTGATCGTCCCGCCTGAGCAGGCGTTCGGGGACGATACCCTCGTCTACGTGATCGATGTACTCGCTGTCTCTCCGATGGACGGTACCGAAGGGGAGTCCGAGTGAGCGTCGCCGTGCGGGTGATCCCGTGCCTGGACGTGGACGCGGGCAGGGTTGTCAAGGGTGTGAACTTCGAGAACCTGCGTGACGCCGGCGATCCGGTGGAGCTGGCCCGTCGGTATGACGCCGCGGGAGCCGACGAGGTCACGTTCCTGGATGTGAGTGCCTCCACACAGGACCGTGCCACCACGAAGGAGATCGTCTCCCGTACCGCCGAGGAGGTCTTCGTCCCGCTCACTGTTGGCGGTGGTGTGCGAAGCGCCGAGGACGTGGACGCCCTGCTGCGCGCCGGGGCGGACAAGGTCGGGGTGAACACCGCGGCCATCGCCCGCCCGGAGCTGATCGGTGAGATCGCCTACCGGTTCGGTTCGCAGGTGCTCGTGCTCTCCGTCGATGCCCGCCGCACGCGTGAGGGCGTGCAGACGCCTTCCGGCTTCGAGGTCACCACCCACGGCGGCCGCCGCGGTACGGGGCTGGATGCCTTGGAGTGGGTGCGTCGCGCCGAGGAGCTGGGTGTGGGGGAGGTGCTGCTGAACTCGATCGACGCGGACGGCACCACGGCCGGATTCGACCTCGAGATGATCGCCCGGGTCCGGGCGCAGGTGCGCGTACCGCTGATCGCCAGCGGAGGCGCCGGAACCCCGGAGCACTTCGCCGAAGCTGCTCGCGCAGGCGCGGATGCGCTGCTCGCGGCGAGCGTGTTCCACTTCGGCACCCTCGGCGTCGGGCAGGTCAAGGACGCGCTCCGCGCGGCCGGCTTTCCAGTGCGCTGAGGGGCGGGCCGAACGCCTGGTCCGTCAGAGAGTCACTCTCCTGCAGAGGTGCCGGCCCAGTCCCGCAACCTGGCGACGGCGTCCGGTGCGCCGAGAAGAGTGACCTCAGCCTGGGTGCGGCGTCCGAACGCATACAGCGCCTGCTCGATCGGGTCGCCCACCACGGCGACGCTGTCTGAGTCCCGGCGCACGCGCACCCTTGGGCCGCCAGGCACCACCAGGATCACCCCGACAGGGGCGCTGCGGTAGGTCAGCCGGGCCATGACCCTCGCGCGCTGCCAGACTGCCTCAACCAGCGTGGGCTCCAGTTCCCGGGGCGCGGCATTCTCTGCTGCGCGACGGACATCCTCATGGTGAACCACGTATTCCAGAAGGTTGGTTGCGTCATCGACGCGGGCAGAGATGCGGCGCAATCCCGACACCCCGGAGAGGCCACGTGCAGGAGCCGCGAAGTCGGTCAGCAGACGGTCGTAGGCGAGCAGATCGGCGCACCGGTCGCCGAGGTTTGCGATCGCGCGTTCAGCACCTCGGATCAACTCCCAGGGCCGGTGCCCGCGCAGGTACAGGTGCGCGGCGAGATGCCGGGTGCGCCACCCGTCGCACAGGGTGGGCGCGTCGGGTCCTGCCGCCCGCATCGTCTCGACCATGTCCTGTTGTTCCTGCCGGGCCCACATACCCGACAGCCTCGCACACAGCGCCCGGCACCGGCGCGTCGACTGCTTCCGTGCCTGTACCGCTGGTGACCTGATCGCTGAAGTGGTCGCAGACATGGCAGGATCGAGGGGTGCCCGATGCTAGCCAGACTCTGGACCCGGCCGTCGCCGAGCGGCTCACCCGTACCGACCAGGGCCTCGTGTGCGTCGTCGTGCAGGACGACGATTCCGACGAGGTCCTGATGGTGGCGTGGATGAACGATGAAGCGCTGCGGCGCACCCTGACCGAGGGCCGGGCCACCTACTGGTCGCGCTCCCGGCAGGAGTACTGGCGCAAGGGGGACACCTCGGGGCACGTGCAGTATGTGCGCTCGATGGAGATCGACTGCGACGGCGATGCCCTGCTGTTGCGGGTGGAACAGATCGGACCGGCGTGCCACACCGGCGAGCGGAGTTGTTTCCGCGCCGGAGGACGGCTGCCGATGGGGGCGGGTGGCCATGAGTGAACTGTCCGCACCACCGCCGTGGGGAGCGACCTGGCCGGCACTGCCGGAGTTCCGCGAACTGGCCGCCGACCGCCGGGTGGTTCCCGTGGTGCGCCGATTCCTCGCCGATGACGTCACCCCGGTGGGGCTGTACCGCCAGCTCTCCTCGGGGCGGCCCGGAACGTTCGTGCTGGAGTCGGCCACCGACGGCGCCTGGTCGCGCTGGTCCTTCATCGGAGTCTCGGCCCGTGCCATCCTCACCGAACGGGACGGGCAGGCGCAGTGGACTGGGGATGTGCCCGTCTCGGTGCCCACTGACGGTGATGTGCTGGACGTCCTGAGGGGCACCTTGGCCGCGCTGCACACGCCGAGACTTGCGCACCTGCCGCCGTTGACGGGCGGATTGGTGGGATCACTGGGCTGGGACGTGGTGCACCACTGGGAGCCGACGCTGCCGCAGGTACCGCCGGATGAGCTGAATGTTCCCGAGGTGGCGTTGTGCCTCGTGGGTGACCTGGCTGCGATCGACCACCACACCGGGGATGTGTGGCTGATCGCGAACGCGATCAATGCCGATGACACCGACGCTCGAGTCGATGAGGCGCACGCCGACGCGGTGCGCCGGTTGGACGCCATGCAGGCGCGGTTGGGGGCACCGACGGCGTCCCACGCGCTGCAGAGCGTCGCAGCAGCCGAGCCGGAGCTGCGCTTTCGGACCACCCGCGAGGACTACGCGGCCGGTGTGCAGGCAGCGAAGGAAGCGATCCGGGACGGCGAGGTGTTCCAAGTGGTGCTGTCCCAGCGCCTTGACCTGGACTCCCCGGCCGACCCACTGGACGTCTACCGGGTGTTGCGCACCATCAATCCCAGTCCGTACATGTACTTCCTGCACCTGGCCGATGCCGAGGGCGGAGAGTTCCATGTGGTGGGCTCGAGTCCCGAGACGCTGGTGAAGGTGACCGGACGGGAGGCGCAGAGCTTCCCGATTGCCGGATCCCGCCCTCGTGGCGGTACGCCCGCCGAGGACCGTCGCAACGCCGAGGAGCTTCTCGAAGACCCGAAGGAGCGTGCGGAACACCTGATGCTGGTGGACCTGGCCCGCAACGATCTGGGCCGGGTGTGTGAGGCCGGATCGGTGGCCGTCGTGGAGTTCATGGAGATCAAGCGGTTCAGCCACATCATGCACATGAGTTCCACCGTGGTGGGCACCGTCCGTCCGGACGCCTCGGCAGTGGACGTCCTCACCGCCACCTTCCCGGCCGGAACGCTCTCCGGTGCGCCGAAGCCGCGCGCGATCGCCCTGATCGATGAGCTGGAACCTGCGCGGCGCGGGATCTACGGCGGTACGGTGGGGTACTTCGACCTGGACGGGGACCTCGACATGGCGATCGCGATCCGGACAGCGCTGATCAAGGACGGCCGGGCGAGTGTGCAGGCGGGTGGAGGACTCGTGGCGGACTCGGACCCGGAAACTGAGTACTGGGAGACGCGGAACAAGGCTGCTGCCGCTGTGCGGGCCGTGCAGATGGCGGCAGGTGTGGCCGGCCTGAACCCATGAGCACGCCGTCAGAGTCCAGGGGAGGCACGGGCGGGCCGGCGTCTCACGCGCGCACGGGCCTGAGCCGCCGGACGGCGGTGCTCATCCTCCTCGTCTGTGGCGCGTTGCTCCTCGGCGCCAGTGTGCTGGAGTGGGCTCACGCACCAGTACGTACCACGATTGG
Protein-coding sequences here:
- a CDS encoding TIGR03085 family metal-binding protein, with product MWARQEQQDMVETMRAAGPDAPTLCDGWRTRHLAAHLYLRGHRPWELIRGAERAIANLGDRCADLLAYDRLLTDFAAPARGLSGVSGLRRISARVDDATNLLEYVVHHEDVRRAAENAAPRELEPTLVEAVWQRARVMARLTYRSAPVGVILVVPGGPRVRVRRDSDSVAVVGDPIEQALYAFGRRTQAEVTLLGAPDAVARLRDWAGTSAGE
- the hisI gene encoding phosphoribosyl-AMP cyclohydrolase produces the protein MPDASQTLDPAVAERLTRTDQGLVCVVVQDDDSDEVLMVAWMNDEALRRTLTEGRATYWSRSRQEYWRKGDTSGHVQYVRSMEIDCDGDALLLRVEQIGPACHTGERSCFRAGGRLPMGAGGHE
- a CDS encoding anthranilate synthase component I, yielding MSELSAPPPWGATWPALPEFRELAADRRVVPVVRRFLADDVTPVGLYRQLSSGRPGTFVLESATDGAWSRWSFIGVSARAILTERDGQAQWTGDVPVSVPTDGDVLDVLRGTLAALHTPRLAHLPPLTGGLVGSLGWDVVHHWEPTLPQVPPDELNVPEVALCLVGDLAAIDHHTGDVWLIANAINADDTDARVDEAHADAVRRLDAMQARLGAPTASHALQSVAAAEPELRFRTTREDYAAGVQAAKEAIRDGEVFQVVLSQRLDLDSPADPLDVYRVLRTINPSPYMYFLHLADAEGGEFHVVGSSPETLVKVTGREAQSFPIAGSRPRGGTPAEDRRNAEELLEDPKERAEHLMLVDLARNDLGRVCEAGSVAVVEFMEIKRFSHIMHMSSTVVGTVRPDASAVDVLTATFPAGTLSGAPKPRAIALIDELEPARRGIYGGTVGYFDLDGDLDMAIAIRTALIKDGRASVQAGGGLVADSDPETEYWETRNKAAAAVRAVQMAAGVAGLNP
- the hisF gene encoding imidazole glycerol phosphate synthase subunit HisF, which produces MSVAVRVIPCLDVDAGRVVKGVNFENLRDAGDPVELARRYDAAGADEVTFLDVSASTQDRATTKEIVSRTAEEVFVPLTVGGGVRSAEDVDALLRAGADKVGVNTAAIARPELIGEIAYRFGSQVLVLSVDARRTREGVQTPSGFEVTTHGGRRGTGLDALEWVRRAEELGVGEVLLNSIDADGTTAGFDLEMIARVRAQVRVPLIASGGAGTPEHFAEAARAGADALLAASVFHFGTLGVGQVKDALRAAGFPVR
- the prcA gene encoding proteasome subunit alpha; this translates as MTQPFYVSPEQLMKDRADFARKGIARGRSVIVLGYEDGIAFVTENPSRALHKISEIYDRIGFAAVGKYNEFENLRVAGVRYADLRGYSYDRVDVSARGLANAYAQTLGAVFTTESKPLEVEIAVAEVGLTQADDQIYRLGYDGSVADEPGHVVMGGAADRLGAHVGDHWRPGLSLAQGLALAVGTLGTDESGTRRRIPAEHLEAAVLDRTRTRRTFRRLDPTWLAALLDEGARAGTDPAVSTDAPGPDDE
- a CDS encoding FKBP-type peptidyl-prolyl cis-trans isomerase, with product MSATSPPAAPTCVRSVRHDGRHPFGSLAGRLLGVLTVLLVVAGCTEPDPEPPPAAIDHIQVVGEFGARPQVIFETPLEIAETDTTTVIEGTGPTLADGDLALVSYLAVDATTGEVVGDIYGSQPQTMQVNEASAGPLYEELAGAAEGSRLLRVELGTAADPDPVVIVYDVLHTRAWGEPVDPPEDAPSVSLDEDGAPSVEIPDGDAPTELRIVTLKRGEGAQVQAEYAVTVRYTAVSWDTGEVVDGTWSEGQGPTTIAFTGLIEGWQDGLVDATVGSQVMLIVPPEQAFGDDTLVYVIDVLAVSPMDGTEGESE
- the pafA gene encoding Pup--protein ligase; the protein is MIRRIFGLETEFGITCAAPEGRGLSAEEVARYLFRKVVAWGRSSNVFLGNGARLYLDVGSHPEYATAECDDLAQLVAHDKAGERILEGLVADAQERLDADGVPGRVHLFKNNLDSAGNSYGCHENYLIRRRGDFARLAEVLVPFLITRQVLTGAGHVQVTSRGPMYCFSQRADHLWEATSSATTRSRPIINTRDEPHADAELYRRLHVISGDSSMSETTTLLKVGMTDLLLRMLEAGHQFPDLSLENPVRALREISHDITATAPVTLSTGARYTAVDVQQVYLDRAREFVSSADEKGPYDEQVLELWGRGLKALRSGETALVDRDLDWAIKKRLLDRYTESHGVTLSDPRVLRLDLAYHDISARDGLFAKLTARDMVSRVVTDTQIGEAAANPPATTRARLRGAFVQAATSRRRDYTVDWVHLKLNDSAGHTVLCKDPFRAEDERVDRLIASMESPAGGVTGLGA